AATAAAATTAGTTTAATCCCAACGAGTGAGGAATAATGCGTAAGAGTATAATTAGAAGATTTACAAGAACTCCAGTGATACCTACTGCTTCAACTGCTGATGTTGCATTCCTTCTGATTCTCTTTTTTATGGTTACTACCGTTTTCCGCGCTACAACCCTTAATTTAAAGCTCACTCTGCCCAAGGCAAAATCAACCGAGAGAATATTAATCCGCAGAAATATTACCCATATCTTTATTGATAATAACGGGCGGGTATTCATT
The sequence above is a segment of the candidate division WOR-3 bacterium genome. Coding sequences within it:
- a CDS encoding biopolymer transporter ExbD; this encodes MRKSIIRRFTRTPVIPTASTADVAFLLILFFMVTTVFRATTLNLKLTLPKAKSTERILIRRNITHIFIDNNGRVFIDDSLVPKERVSTRIAPKIAENSELVTILNIHEDIDYGTVDLVLDQLKEARAFKITFATEFGG